A genomic window from Cupriavidus basilensis includes:
- the moaD gene encoding molybdopterin converting factor subunit 1: MNIELRFFASVREQLGLGQERVAVPAEVATVADLRHWLGARGGAWAEVLAEGRALRMAVDHEVASADSVLAEGCEVAFFPPVTGG, encoded by the coding sequence ATGAACATCGAACTCCGTTTTTTTGCCAGCGTGCGCGAGCAGTTGGGCCTGGGGCAGGAGCGCGTCGCGGTGCCGGCCGAGGTGGCTACCGTGGCGGACCTGCGCCATTGGCTTGGAGCCCGCGGCGGCGCCTGGGCCGAGGTGCTGGCCGAGGGCCGTGCCTTGCGCATGGCCGTGGACCATGAGGTGGCCAGTGCGGATAGTGTGTTGGCCGAGGGCTGCGAAGTGGCGTTTTTCCCCCCCGTGACCGGAGGCTGA
- the glp gene encoding gephyrin-like molybdotransferase Glp translates to MTQAAAPARPPMLTMAQALEALLAGARPLAEAERIATLDANGRVLAAPVSSTLDVPPADNTSMDGYAVRSADLAAPGTRLRVAQRIPAGHVGTALAAGTAARIFTGGLIPPGADAVVMQEQCVAQGEDVIVNHTPQPGEWIRRAGEDIRAGSVILPAGTRLTPQALGLAASVGQASLDVVRRVKVAVFFTGDELAMPGEPLKPGAIYNSNRFTLRGLLENLGCEVSDFGIVPDTLAATRDTLRRAAEGHDLIITSGGVSVGEEDHIKPAVEAEGRLNLWQIAIKPGKPLAFGEVARAGQAPAFFLGLPGNPVSSFVTFLLFVRPFILRLQGVQDVMPRRLPLRADFDLPKGDRRNEFLRVRLNQAGGLDLFPNQSSGVLTSTVWGEGLVDNPPNQPIARGDTVQFIGFDGLLA, encoded by the coding sequence ATGACCCAAGCCGCCGCGCCCGCACGCCCCCCCATGTTGACCATGGCTCAGGCCCTCGAAGCCTTGCTGGCCGGCGCCCGCCCGCTCGCCGAGGCAGAGCGCATCGCCACGCTCGACGCCAATGGCCGCGTGCTGGCCGCGCCGGTGTCGAGCACGCTGGACGTGCCGCCGGCCGACAACACCTCGATGGATGGCTACGCGGTACGCAGCGCCGACCTGGCGGCGCCCGGCACGCGCCTGCGGGTGGCCCAGCGCATCCCCGCCGGCCATGTCGGCACGGCACTGGCGGCCGGCACGGCGGCGCGCATCTTTACCGGTGGGCTGATTCCGCCGGGGGCCGACGCAGTGGTCATGCAGGAGCAGTGCGTGGCGCAGGGTGAGGATGTGATCGTCAATCACACGCCGCAGCCGGGCGAGTGGATCCGCCGGGCCGGCGAGGACATCCGCGCCGGCAGCGTGATCCTGCCGGCCGGCACGCGCCTGACGCCGCAGGCGCTGGGCCTGGCGGCCTCGGTGGGGCAGGCGTCGCTGGACGTGGTGCGGCGCGTCAAGGTGGCCGTGTTCTTTACCGGCGACGAGCTCGCCATGCCGGGCGAGCCGCTCAAGCCGGGCGCCATCTACAACTCCAACCGATTCACGCTGCGCGGGCTGCTGGAAAACCTCGGCTGCGAGGTCAGCGATTTCGGCATCGTGCCTGACACCCTGGCCGCGACGCGCGACACCCTGCGCCGGGCAGCCGAGGGGCATGACCTGATCATCACGTCGGGTGGCGTCTCCGTGGGCGAGGAAGACCATATCAAGCCGGCAGTCGAGGCCGAAGGGCGGCTCAACCTGTGGCAGATCGCCATCAAGCCGGGCAAGCCGCTGGCGTTCGGCGAGGTGGCGCGCGCCGGGCAGGCGCCGGCATTTTTCCTGGGGCTGCCGGGTAATCCGGTCTCGAGCTTCGTTACCTTCCTGCTGTTTGTGCGGCCTTTCATCCTGCGGCTGCAAGGCGTGCAGGACGTGATGCCGCGCCGGCTGCCGCTGCGTGCCGATTTCGACCTGCCCAAGGGCGACCGCCGCAACGAGTTCCTGCGCGTGCGCCTCAACCAGGCCGGCGGGCTCGACCTGTTCCCCAACCAGAGCTCGGGTGTGCTCACTTCCACGGTGTGGGGCGAGGGCCTGGTCGACAACCCGCCCAACCAGCCGATCGCGCGGGGAGATACCGTGCAGTTCATCGGCTTCGACGGCCTGCTGGCATAA
- the crcB gene encoding fluoride efflux transporter CrcB, with product MGALGFVAVGVGAAVGAWLRWAFSVLWNAANPALPYGTLTANLVGGYLIGLAVGFFGAHTELPPEWRLLAVTGFLGGLTTFSTFSSEVVGNLIAGDYGWAAVHLLAHLGGSLLLTALGLWTYRLLA from the coding sequence ATGGGCGCGCTCGGTTTTGTGGCGGTCGGGGTCGGGGCCGCGGTGGGAGCTTGGCTGCGCTGGGCGTTCTCAGTGTTGTGGAATGCCGCCAACCCGGCGTTGCCCTATGGGACACTGACGGCCAACCTGGTCGGCGGCTACCTGATCGGGCTGGCGGTGGGATTCTTCGGCGCGCATACGGAGTTGCCGCCCGAATGGCGCTTGCTGGCGGTGACCGGCTTCCTGGGCGGCCTGACCACGTTTTCCACGTTTTCCAGCGAGGTCGTGGGCAACCTGATTGCGGGCGACTATGGCTGGGCGGCGGTCCACCTGCTGGCACACCTTGGCGGTTCGCTGCTGCTGACCGCGCTGGGCCTGTGGACCTATCGGCTGCTGGCCTGA
- the moaE gene encoding molybdopterin synthase catalytic subunit MoaE has product MSVRVQREDFDLGAEVMVLRREQPGVGAVASFVGTVRDMNDGSAVSAMELEHYPGMTEKALARIEAVARERWALLGVTIVHRVGPLLPLDQIVLVAVASAHRGNAFAACEFIMDYLKSEAPFWKKEQTPQGARWVDARVTDASALARWGIRSLNASPEGEGQGEVEPAEPLGLKR; this is encoded by the coding sequence ATGAGCGTCAGAGTACAGCGCGAGGATTTCGACCTGGGCGCCGAGGTGATGGTACTGCGCCGTGAGCAGCCAGGCGTGGGCGCGGTGGCCAGCTTTGTCGGCACGGTGCGCGACATGAACGACGGCAGCGCGGTCAGCGCGATGGAGCTGGAGCACTATCCCGGCATGACCGAAAAGGCGCTGGCCCGGATCGAAGCGGTGGCGCGGGAGCGCTGGGCGCTGCTTGGCGTCACCATCGTGCATCGCGTCGGCCCCTTGCTGCCGCTGGACCAGATCGTGCTGGTGGCGGTAGCCTCCGCCCATCGCGGCAACGCCTTTGCCGCTTGCGAATTCATCATGGATTACCTCAAGTCCGAGGCGCCGTTCTGGAAGAAGGAGCAGACGCCGCAGGGCGCGCGCTGGGTCGACGCGCGCGTGACCGATGCGTCCGCGCTGGCGCGCTGGGGCATTCGCTCGCTCAATGCCAGCCCGGAGGGCGAGGGCCAGGGCGAGGTGGAGCCGGCGGAACCCTTGGGTCTCAAGCGCTGA